The Arachis ipaensis cultivar K30076 chromosome B07, Araip1.1, whole genome shotgun sequence genomic interval AGCCTATCTTGTTCTTTCTTACAGTAAATTATCCTTTTTTTCTGTAATAATTTCAAAGAAAAATAGTAGAGAATTTCaagaatttcaaaaataatatcttttcatgTTTTCATGGGGATGTGTTCACTTCActgtcaaattttattttataatggaTTGTTTGATCTGATAATTTATTGGTTTTAACTTTTTAAGATTTCTTAATGCCTTTTTTCCCAAGGTTAGTTTGTAATTGCATTCATATAActtatctcttttctcttgacTTGCTTCTTGTTGCAGCCATTGGCGTTTATTGTGTGAAACTTACATGCCATTTTTGAGGATCTAATGGCTGTGAAATTTCAATTTGATTGGGCAATGTTTTATTGGATACGATTAGACATTTGTCCTCTAGATGTGGCAATAATTAGTTATGTTGCTGGAAGAGTGTTGCTGAAAATTTTACCATGCTGTCAATGCATCAAGACTTGGTTGGGCTCTAAAAGTTGGAGTGGTGCACTTGTGGCAGGTACCAGACAGAGATGGTGCTAGTGATGTGTTCATCATCAAAGGAAAAAGGCTTTTTTCATAGTGTGAGGAAGTTGGAATCTGAGTCTGACTTTAGGTTCAAAGGGgctttttccattgtgatttgcTGTCATGAGAAACCGAATGGCAATAatcaattttgatattttatgtttGGAATTTTTTAGTAAACTATTTATAATTATGAAAGATTTGAACATTGATACAACAAAGATTTAGTTAGTcatgataaaatattaaaattgactGCGTTCAAATATTTCTTCATTAGAAATGCTGCAATGGTAGTTTACTCAAGTTTTTGTATAAACACATTCACCAATCACCATGTCATATTTTATATTTGGTGTTCTAGGAGCCTTGTTAAAAACACTTCATTCCATAACGTATATAAATTTTCTACAAATTTAAACATCTATGTGGATAAATAATAGAAAATTGCTGACCAATATGCCATATAGGAAGACGAAGATTATTCTCTTGGAAAATGGATTAGCATAACCTAACCTTACATATATATATCACTGATGTTAAGAGAGAATATtgcttttattctatttttcaaaatataatcaaatGTCTGTACAAAATCATGTCAACCTTTAGGGTCCTAATTTTCTATCTAATAATTGACCTGTGGCTACAAGAATATACAACACAAGGATGACGTGGGAGATGTCCGTTACTGGAGATCTGGAGGAATGGAAATCTGTGGTTGATGGTAACAGAAAATATAGGGGATGAAACCAAGGCTCTGAATCACACTGATCTCTTGGGTTGCCAGTGAGCATACACATTTGACTATAATCAACATTGGTGAGTATACACATTTGAGTATCAATCAATCAACATAAACCATGCATTGCCAAAATATCTCGAGTCCCCTGTTTTCTTTCCAGTTTATGCCTGACCTCTCTGCTCATAGTATCTCTTTAAGTTTCTTCCATCGAGTTCTTTCTTAACAGAGAAAAGGTCAGCTGCCAGAGAGAGTACTTTATGTGGCACACAACTGATAAGTAAAGGAATTACTGAAACCATTTCTACTCATGAAAATCTTCATATGGTGAGGATCCGCTTGAAGAATCACTATCAAATGGGGTTGTCTCTCTTGGAGATGATGGTAGCGATTCTCTTTGTTGTGAGGATGAGCCTGAAAAAATCAGCAAAGATaaggaaggcaaatataaaaatttaatgagATATTTTAATCTGCAAAAATTTCACCACTAAACAAAACAGCTTGGGGTAGTGTACTTTTTAGGCCTAGGCTACAGGCTATATACAGGAAGTTGGAGAAGATGGATAAAGGGTATGATTGTATGATTCAAGAAGTCAGTAATAAGTATAATATTAATGTAGGATATTCTAAAAAACCAAACAGAAAGTATTTCCATTTCATAAAAAGAATGGGTTCTAAACAAAATGCTAGCAAAAGCACAATGGTGACACTTGAGCAGACCTTTCTGTCCTCTGGAGCGGAACTTCTTTGTGTGCCGCCTAATAAGCTTTTTAGCTTTCGTAATTGTCAGCTGCCTGGCAAAAGGAGAGAACTCAACATCACTTTCACTCCAATCCCCTTGAAAATCATTGTCTTCTGCACCCCTCATTGTTCGGAGCACAAATGCCTTTGCCTTGCGGCGTTGAGTGTTGAACAGTCCTCTAATGGATGTTACAAAACCATCACCAGCACCATCACTTGGACGCTTTGGCCAAGACGGTGGATACTGATCAGATTTTCCTGCCTGGCCTTCATTGTCACTAAAGTTAAGGTCGATCTCTGGAACACCAGCTCCAGTGGGCTGACTCTGACCTTTGTTATTAAATTTCTTACCCTACATCACCGATATAGTAGAAAAATATTTAAAGGAATTCAGAAGAAAAAGCTGCCACCAGACCAGTCTGTGCATATATTACTATTTATTTAAAGCAACATAACATGCTGTTTACAAATTGATgatcaaataaaatatcaaaaacatttagcacaaaaaaaaaaagtagtaggTATAGTTAAAATTAATGAAATAAAAAAGTTTCATATTAATCTCCAAAAAATAAGAAAGGCGGTAACTGGCATGCCACATCCTGTATAATCAACATAGAAGTAGCACACATTTTTCTTGTCTTGACAAAAGCCTTTTTAATGGGAATCACcatctaataaaactcttaacAATAAGTAGTGTTTTCCCTCCTAATTATATTGAAATTTCTTTCACATCTATTATATCATCATATTTATGTTCTCAAATGCGAAGTCCTGAGGAGTTATTTACTGGTGGTGCAAACATGGCAAAGCACACAATTGAAATAGTAAAATGGAACAACCACAAACCCACGCTCTATAGTTTATCTTCAAGAGTTGTGGGAGATTGTGAAGTAAATAAATTAGTGGTTTTATTTTACAAAAGTTtcaaatttataaatatatttaagtgtaaagtatactttttgttcttAACGTTTgcgatatttttcaaaaatattcttaacgttaaatttcattcaattttgtccctaacattttcaattcattcaattttgtccCTAATGTTTCCAATTTGTGACTACTCTTTAAAGTTTTCAATTTTGCCCCTAGTTACATGGAATTAACATTCAGAGGTAATTTTGACACAAATCGAAAATGTTAAAGAAGAAATTGAATAAAACTAAACGTTaagggtatttttgaaaaaaatcgcAAACGTTAGGAACAAAAAGCATATTTTAGcctatttaaaaaataacaaaggTAGCATGTCAAACTGCTGGTAATGATAATGGGAATCACACAAACATCGAACTCACTCAAGTttcattttgttttgtttgatgaCATCCTTACACTTCATAGTAGTAGGTATATATAGCAGAGGAATCAAGAAAGGAAAACAGCAGGCCATATACAACCACTAAAAGAAGAAAACTGTAAATCATTCATTACCTGCATTCCTGTCACAGATTTTAGGACTCCCCAGATGATGTGCTTCTTAACTCGTGAGAAAAGTCTTCGCCAAGTCCCAGTAAACTCAACCCGGTGAAATTGGTCCATCAGCAATTTCAAATCATTTACAACAAATCTCTGTCCTTCATATGTAACCAATAACTCGACCTGCAAAACAACATTTTGCAGAAATTCGAATTATAATGTCATTTGTAAGGATGATCTGTAATAGCTTCACCAAAAGGACCAAAATTACCCACCTGGCTAATTTTGATGTTGTGAAACTCCATCATCTTTCGTGGCCTAGATCTCTTTTCTTCATGTGACTTGGCCAACTTTTTTTCTTCATGAGATGAGCGACCAGCTTTGAAACCTTTGGAATCTTTTGATTTATTCTTGGAGCCATCATCCTGTTGCTCAGTAGAACCAAATGGGACATTTTTTGAGGAAGAGAAGCTTTGTAAGACAAGTTCATTAGCTACAGATTCTGCCACAGTCTCTTCCCAAGTTCTGTCAAACGAGGAAGTTCTTCTCAACTCGGGATCAGTACCAGTACTGGGGTTTGCTTTGACATTTGACACCTTGGAGGCCTGCAAGCAGGTGACCATCTTAAAATAATAGAAATCAGGAGAATATTAGACAAGATCAAATGTGACACTAATACTGCTTGAAAAGCTTGTCATTTTGGCCCTTAAAAGTTTGTGTGTGTTATATTTTGGAGGACCAATGCATAGGAGTCTTCTTTACTTCAGCCTTTCCTCATCTTTATgaccattttttaaaaattctcGTATCCAGAATTTTTACAATGCAGCCCAACAGAAGTGTTCCCCTAGAATTAGTATTCCCTGAACATGTGTTTGACAATTCATCAAATACTTACTTGAGCAGAATCAGCCGGCTGACTTGAAGGAAATAGCATCGCAGAGATGCCAGATTTTGATGAAGCCTCAGACTCTTTTGTTGTGTTACTGCTTGAAGCAGAAACTTCATTGAGTGATGAACTTTTCTTTACACGCTTTGCACCAGCGGTGGTTGAAACCTTCCAAACCTCCTGTTTAATAACAACTATGTTAACTTCTGACATAATTATCCATATATTTGGCCCTTGGAATTCCAGAATAGTAATAAATGATCCTAAACTAACCTGTCGGCGTTGAGAGTCTTGTTCTTCTTCTGGGAAGAAATACTCCCACATCATTCTGTACATGGTTTCTGTTAAATGGATCTTAAGGGGATAAATCTCTACCTATAGTGAAAAGTAATTCACATTAGGAACAAGCTGAATCAAGATTGACAATCTGAGCAAAGAATTAAAGataacaaattttaatttcagtTCCCCAATAGATCTTTACTCTTGTAAAGCGGAATATATTGATGTGGCAATATAACAATACACATGGTCTCAATTTTTATCAatgataaatatataaataaacacgtaaacaaaattacaaaagggaaaaaaagagaAGGAATAAGATGGATTCTGTTGTTCTGAATTGATTTTAAGTCTCACGATatttaataattcaaaataataacCTTAAGGATATGATTACCTGAAAAAGTTCAAGGGGAGAATTTCCATCTCTTGGAGCTCCCTGTTTTGCATCCACCCGAAGCATTACTTTTCTGggaaagaaacaaaataaaaaataaaacagcaACTATAGATAATGTTCTAAACAGAAGTGTAGATTAATGAGTCTATACTGAGACATCCACAAAATTATCTACTTTAAACACAAAAGTAGTAGTATCTTGGTTGGTTGAATTATCCAAAACTATGGAAAGATAGAGGGAGATATAAACCACTAGATTCAATCTGGTTGGTCAAAATGGAGGAGTTTTGGGGGTTTATATACGNNNNNNNNNNNNNNNNNNNNNNNNNNNNNNNNNNNNNNNNNNNNNNNNNGTACCTCTATGTTCTATGGAACAGTGTTGGGAAATACAAAGTCAACAAGAAGATAAGTttagtgtggcagagatgaaaatGCTTTAGTTAATAAGTAGCCACACACTGTACAGGACAAAATAAAGAACGCATACATGACGGAAAAAGTAGGAGTTGCACCAACTATTCAAAAGATGGTGGAATCTCACCTTAGGCGGTATAGAATTCAGTGAGGAGGATGAATCAAATGAAAGTAGCTCAGTGGCTAAGGGTTGATGGAGGCCCAAGAAAACTTTGCAAGAAATTATTGAACAAGATTtaagtataatttattatatatacCATGATGATGTCATCATGTCCAAATGATACTGATCTGTAAGGTATGTAGACATGTAAAATGACTTAACAGTAACTCTTTCCAATGACTCGACCATGTGTGACATAAAAAAACACAATATATCATCATGAATTTATAAGCATCAATAAATTATGAAAAAGACGTTACATACTTTACCCATTCAGACGGAGGATTCCATGCTGACAAAAGCATATCGGACTTGGCATTGGGTAGGCAGTTTCTGACAACAAAATATTTTGTTGTAAACTGAGCAACACCAACATCCTTGTAATCCCGGTCAAAGTCATAAATCTGTGTTGGAAGAATGAAACTGAATTAGCATACCGTTGTTagtccaaaaagaaaaaaaaagtttcagACCTAAACACTAGCAAAGATCAATGATTCTCTAGCACACCTGCACAGAAACATGGGCAAGATAGAAATAAACTAGAAAATGTTACACGATTTCattttatttctcaactttccCACCTTCTTCACTCTAACCAACTATACAATTTGAAAAGGGCAAGAATTAGCAATGATAAAATTTAACATAGAAGCAAATTTAAAGGAGACTAGCTTGTTTCACAAGAAAACATCGAAAGTAGGAAGAaagaataattttgaaaattagcaTTACCATGTCATTAATCTCTGCTTCAGCAAATGATTTACCATCGACAAGCATGCTCCAAACAACTTTGTTAATTTGCAAAGATATGCGCATAGCATAGGAAggacttttgttcttctccttctCCATTAGCCGCAGCTGTGCAGCTTTTTGCAGTGCCATCCTTAGTGATGCAGATGCATCCCTTCTGGATTTTTGTGCGCttaaaagttctctcttcagtcCTTGCACCTGTCAGTATTGGAATACTGCTGATTAGACATCCACAAATTGCACATCTGTTATTTACCAGGATATGCATATTGATATAAAAGTATCCTATGCATCTCAAACTCAAGCTAATGATAAAGACACGCATATTCTTCCACTAATTGTTTGAAAGAAAGCAAAGAATTCAAGCATCATTCAGGCTATAAGACTGAAAACGGGACTGGATCTCCACTTCAATAGGACAGCCGGTTAATGGGCTGGTAAAAAATATTTAGCTCTGTAATAGCTAAGATTTAACCGAAGTGGTCAATCAACCAATAAAAGAACTGCTTTCAAATCACTAATTTACTCAGTTAATAATTATACTGACTTCTGCCAATGGATACTAACATCTCAAGAACTGAAATAATGAAAAAATATCACCATGAAAGTACTACCTGATGATATAATATTTAAAACAAGCATCTATAATTGGGATCAACCTATTTAGTCATCTCAATTAAAATATTGTTAACCACATTCAATTCTTACCAGCACAGATTTTCCACCAGTTATCATCCACAAGTCACTTTCCTTTTCTGGACATGGAGATCCAGGGGTGTCACACCAAGCAGACAATTTTCTAATATCATCAAGAAGCAACTTTTGTTCTCTCTCTTTTTGTTCAAGGTTGACTTTTGCAAGTTCCACCTCTTCAACACCATCAGGAACTACTNNNNNNNNNNNNNNNNNNNNNNNNNNNNNNNNNNNNNNNNNNNNNNNNNNNNNNNNNNNNNNNNNNNNNNNNNNNNNNNNNNNNNNNNNNNNNNNNNNNNNNNNNNNNNNNTCCGAGGCCTGAGTTGTGTGCAATACACTCATTTAATTTGAAAACACATCACATAGTACAAACATCTTGGATTTTGTTTAACTATCTTGAAGGGAATAAAGAGATGGCATTTATGTAATTATCACACAACGTAAATAActctaaaaacaaataaataaaaagatgtcAGGGTGACAACAGTaaactttttaaataaaactattaTATCATTCTACTTCTAACCACTGCTTCAGTATTTGCAATAAAGCACAAGATAAACAGATGACATCCCTCTCAGACATGTTAATAGATTGGAGAACCATGGTTCACTAacattttgattttctttttattcttttagaTGGGAGGATACCTTTTCCTCTGCttctttgtatcttttcttcCATATCTTAATGAAATTctgtttttattaataataaaagtaataataaGCTTAATGCTGACAATTGACTGAATCATGCCAGATAACTAAGCCTACAATATACCATGTTACTCTATCAGTATACGATAACAGCAGAAAAACCTGACTGTGAAGGAAATTATAGTGATCTACCCATGTAGCCGTCAAACAGGAGCTACTTCTTTTAACGAAATACCAAACTCAAATTGGCTTCATTAAATTTGAAAGAACTAACAAACTGCTAAAAGTTTGATATGAAATTATAGTGATCCTAACCATGTAGTCATCAAACAGGAGCTACTTCATTAAATTTGAAAGAGCCAACAAATTGCTAAAATTTTGATATGAAATTATAGTGATCCTAACCATGGAGCCAGCAAACaggagctatatatatatatgaagagACAGAAGCTCAGCAAAACAGAAAGCTAATGCATCCTTACTTTGGAAGGCGTGCAAAGAGAAGATTGGTCAAGACGTCCAGCATGACCTGAAATTGACGGGATGTCATTGTTGCTGTTATATTATGAGAATTGAATATGAGCTCCTTCAACGGCTTCACCTGCAGTAAAACATTccttaaaacaaaaaagaaagaaaagcaaaataCTACTTAAAACAGAAAAGTAACAACTGTGATAAACAACATATCTTTAGTAGAAAACTTACTCTTCAAAGAAATCATGTTTTGGACTACATGCATttacataaaagaaaaaaaagggcaTGTTTGTATATTATAGACTAGTATGCGAATCATAGGATACAAGAATAGCTTACCTTCAGTTCTGGAGTGCCCCCTTTGTGCCTTGTGTATCTAAAATACATATCACAAGGCATAAAAACTCTCTCAAGAAGAGCACCTGTACGCATCACTTTTGGAGAACTTCTACTAATTTTTGGAAGCCATTGCAATCCAGCTCCTGGATCGACATCTGTTGGTGCCACATGAGCCTGCACATGCTCCAACATAACAGAGAACTCCATTCGTTTCCATGTCATTTCAGGTTCGTATTCACTAATATGCACATCTTTGGTACCAAGTGCTTGCTCAATCATCTCATAACCAACATGAAGGACAGAATGAAATGACCGGGCTAAAACACGACCACTTACAGCAGCAAGCAAAAATCTACCCTGTCCAACAAAAAAGTTGAGGTGATAAGGCATGAGTGATGTCTATGTATAACTAAGCACTAAAATATCAGGAGgtaaataaagtaaaaagatgTTTGTACCACTTTACTTTGCAAATTCACTCGAtacttcaaaaattttttatagaACAAAATGAGCACAGTGCATATCCCCTCTGAAAGCATAACAGAAACTCAACTCAAATGCAAATTGTATTCAAACTTACATTGGCATCCTCTGAATGCAGATTAAACTGCGGCTCGATAACATTCACCATAAAGTGTCGCTTTCCCTCTGAATCATCTTTGCTGTCGTTTATAGCTAGCAACACAACAAAAAGGATTCACAAAGGAAGAACCAAACTCTCAATcaaaatatgcaagaacagaTCATGCTTAGCAGGAATAAAACCAATGATTAAGTTTGTTGTTTGTAACAAATGCCATTGTTAATTATCATTTCACTTCATGTGTGTCATTAGTCTCTAATTTGCATGTCCAAATATAGCAGTTAACAAATTTATTTATGGGATATACCAGAGCGGAAGTTGTCCCCCTTAACTGTATTTGATGGAGACGACAGTGACACAGAAGTGCCTGCATGCTGAGAAGGAGAATTGGAAATATTAACAGCAGGAGAACACCTGGAAACATTATCTTGACGGGTACCAGCTCCATTACACTGTTTGTTTCCCTCAACAAATTTTCTCTGAGCATACTGTCGAGAAGGAGAAGGCTTGGGTGATTCAAATGCTTTGGAGAGGCCTCCAACCCAGGCCCAGACAGCATCTCTGTTTTCAATAGTCCAAAGAAGCTTCAGACCATAGACAAACACACGCTGACAATTGTCAGCTATCACCACATTGTAACCATCGTCATCACTGGGATCAGACCGCATGTGTTCATCTGTTTCACTCCCATTCTCAAACTCGGACCGTACATATGTCATCTCAACATTTCTTCTTCCTGCTTCCTGCCATGCTAGTAACCTAACAGGATCAGCCTTTGGAGATTGTCTTCTAATAGTAAAGTAATCAGATGACAATAGAAACCCATCATCACGGTTTTTCTCTGTTGCGTGACCTTTTTCACTGGATAATTTGTCCATGGATACAGATTGTGAACTTTTCCTTATCATGTTAACCACTTTGGCAACAGTAGTAGTCTCTTCTTTATTAAGGAAAGCCTTGGGCATATGTAGGTCAAGACCTTGGTAAACAAGATCGAGAATGTCACGCTTGCTTTCAAAAGTATACTTTTGCTTTCCCCTACTATAACATAGCTCATATTTCAGCTTTGTCATTGTGAAAGTCAGCCCTTTGGCTGGGTCATCATCATGTAAAGGCATGTTCTTTATACAGGCTGGTGTGGCATCTAGCCGCATCATAAATTCAGTCATCACTTTATCTAGAGAAAGATTTCCTGATCGGGGAATTCTTGGAATACCAAAACGAGGCCAACGAGAGAAAGTTCGCAGTTTATGTGGAGGATTGTAGTTCAAGCTCCAGAACCTTAGAATCCATGCTAGATCATGAGCACCAAAGTTAAACGTTGGGGAAGCAGGTGAAACATTCTGGGTTATGTGAGAAGGATCATAGACTGTAGGATCTTGTTCAACATTGCCCCTGGCAATGGAAGAAGTGGACAGTTTTCCTGATGGAGGAAACGGTCTTAGACAGAAGNNNNNNNNNNNNNNNNNNNNNNNNNNNNNNNNNNNNNGGGATCAAACACTTTGTCACGAGGTTTGCCCTCAACTGGAAGCGCAAATAAATAATGATTCATGGGATCTCCAGATTCACAATCCCAGTCCATTGTAACCTCAAGAGTAAAAACCGGGGCTTCTAGAAATGCACCAGAGACACCTGTTGGAATTTTGAAACCGCGTCTGTTTGCTAAACTTTCCAAACTACTCAATAGAAACTTAAAATCTTCAGCATAAACGAAAACACGGCCATCAGACTGGTGAATTTCCATAGAGCTAGTCACAATTTGAAGCTTGTCAACCTTTTCATAAGGATCTGTAGTAGCCAAAATATTCCATCTGGATTCAGAGAACAGTAAGGAAACTTTTCCATGGATGTAATTTCTCATGTCATCCCACCAAGGCAAACTCCGCTCCTTCTTTGGTGGCAAAATAAGTGGACCAGGATTCCTCACACTTAGATTAGCCCTCCGAAGGGCCACAGTGAAAGCATAACTAACATCAGCAAAACCTGGTTCATAACCAACCCCATATGACACCTCACCTTTTTGAAAATGTATTGGCAAGTCTGAATATGTCTTCATTGGTGGCGTAGTACCACTAGCCGACCGAAGCATCTGGACCTTTCTCCATCTCCCAACATAAACATCTTGATATATTTGAGGTTGAAAGCTTGTTGCCtagtttaaatagaaaattaataaaCAGACGACAATGGAAGGAAATTTTATCATGTTGATTACCAGGCAGTTACTTCCCAAAATAGGTCAAAGAAATCAGCTTAACCAAAAGGAAACACACATTGATGCagacatatataaaataatattttaatattcacAAACAAAGCAGAAAAACCAAACTAAATCCATAGCAGCACATGAGCAGCACTAAAGGGATACTGGAGCAATCCTATCCAGTAAAAGGCTTATCGTagaaaaaatcatcaagaatactAGCATTTTGCACCATTCAGCACCAAGGTACGGCATAAACCAAGGACTGTCACAATATCTCAGCATCTGTATGAGAGTAAAAACCGCCAACTTAAGTGATTTGTGCTCTACAGTATATTGTGGATTATAGTAAGAGGTTATCTTATCCTCCTCTTGGAGTTCTCAAAGACTTCTCTAATGACATTTTATCTCACAATGGACCCATTCATGTAGACAGATATTTCTTGAAatagtattttcatctttgaaatTATTTTGTCCGGTTATACAGTAGATTATTTACCGCATCACTTCAAGCTCGTGATTCAGTACTCTAAAAGGACCTTCTTTAATGAAAGGATGAGAACAATATACAACATAACAAGGTTTATACTGAACAAAGAGACATGATGTTAGTTATTAATCTTACCTGCTGAGCCAACACAACACGGCCTTCACATTTACCAGAACTTCCAGAGAAAAGTGGAAATGTGTAATTCCGAAGCTGGACTACCAAAGACCCCGTATTTAAGAGAATTTTTGCTCCATACAATCGGGAAAATGGAATATCATTCTCAAGGCAAACAGGATCGAGCTCCTTCAGAACCTCAACCATTCCAGCATCTCCACCATCAATTTTTTTCAAGCTAACATCTAGGTCTAATGCAGTTATTGAAAGAAGAGAAGTTCTTGAAGAACTGGGCTTGAAACCAGCTTGGAAACCCTCTGCACAAGCACCTGAACCTTCAGGTAACACTAGATTCTGGCATGCTCGGTAATATGATCGGAATGATCGTTTGTAAATTTCTTCTCTCATGGATTCAATAGTAGCAGAATCTTTCA includes:
- the LOC107606226 gene encoding protein SABRE (The sequence of the model RefSeq protein was modified relative to this genomic sequence to represent the inferred CDS: added 98 bases not found in genome assembly), producing the protein MAASPVNFLFGFLLLSITLWLLFIFASGLLAWILSRILGASVGFRVGGWKCLRDVTVKFKKGAIESISVGEIKVSLRQSLVKLGVGFMSRDPKLQVLICDLEVVLRPSNKSIGKKKTRKSRASGRGKWMIVGNIARYLSVCVTDLVLKTPKATIEIKELNVDISKDGGSNSNLLVRLQIVPITVYIGEPRVSCDQLSNLSGGGCSGQESITAMERSSAPFVCEKFSVSCEFGHDREVGIIIRNLDISSGEVTVNLNEGLLLKNKSSLESSSGSEKIIGSSADSLSAKRTSKQQQTLAAFSKYGSMFPEKVSFNLPKLDVNFVHREHGLSMENNIMGIQLNSTKSRSTEDVGESTRLDFQVEFSEIHLLREAGSSVLQILKLDLVSFVYIPVQPSSPVRAETEIKLGGTQCNIIISRLKPWLLAQSGQSSKKKKMVLREESSVVKHQSSDIKIIMWTCNVSAPEMTIVLFNMVGSPVYHGCSQSSHLFANNVSSMGTAVHVELGELNLHLADEYQECLKESVFGVESNSVSIIHIAKVSFDWGQKDVESSEEDGPGCKLGLSVDVTGMGVFLTFKRVESLVSTAISFQALLKSLSALKRKSTQSQGRLTKPSGKGTQLLKFNLERCSVYLWGETSLENTIIPDPKRVNYGSQGGRVVINVSADGTPRNANIMSTISHEYQKLKYSLSLEIFQFNLSMNKEKLSTQMELERAQSIYQEYMEENRPVTKVALFDMQNAKFVQRSSGLKEIAVCSLFSATEISVRWEPDAHLSLIEFVLQLKLLVHNRKLQERDNEHIGDMSHIQDANRKNEGTIESGHHEKQKKKESIFAVDVELLSISADLGDGVEATLQVQSIFSENARIGVLLEGLMLSFNGARICKSSRMQISRIPSVTSSASDVKGHVVTTWDWVIQGLDVHICMPYRLQLRAIDDVIEDMLRGLKLIIAAKTNMIFPVKRESLKVKKPSSVRFGCIKFCLRKLTVDIEEEPLQGWLDEHYQLLKKEVGELTVRLNFLDEFALKAKQGPKSTDTNNSHDRKIYFNDDEIDMKDSATIESMREEIYKRSFRSYYRACQNLVLPEGSGACAEGFQAGFKPSSSRTSLLSITALDLDVSLKKIDGGDAGMVEVLKELDPVCLENDIPFSRLYGAKILLNTGSLVVQLRNYTFPLFSGSSGKCEGRVVLAQQATSFQPQIYQDVYVGRWRKVQMLRSASGTTPPMKTYSDLPIHFQKGEVSYGVGYEPGFADVSYAFTVALRRANLSVRNPGPLILPPKKERSLPWWDDMRNYIHGKVSLLFSESRWNILATTDPYEKVDKLQIVTSSMEIHQSDGRVFVYAEDFKFLLSSLESLANRRGFKIPTGVSGAFLEAPVFTLEVTMDWDCESGDPMNHYLFALPVEGKPRDKVFDPFRSTSLSLRWNFCLRPFPPSGKLSTSSIARGNVEQDPTVYDPSHITQNVSPASPTFNFGAHDLAWILRFWSLNYNPPHKLRTFSRWPRFGIPRIPRSGNLSLDKVMTEFMMRLDATPACIKNMPLHDDDPAKGLTFTMTKLKYELCYSRGKQKYTFESKRDILDLVYQGLDLHMPKAFLNKEETTTVAKVVNMIRKSSQSVSMDKLSSEKGHATEKNRDDGFLLSSDYFTIRRQSPKADPVRLLAWQEAGRRNVEMTYVRSEFENGSETDEHMRSDPSDDDGYNVVIADNCQRVFVYGLKLLWTIENRDAVWAWVGGLSKAFESPKPSPSRQYAQRKFVEGNKQCNGAGTRQDNVSRCSPAVNISNSPSQHAGTSVSLSSPSNTVKGDNFRSAINDSKDDSEGKRHFMVNVIEPQFNLHSEDANGRFLLAAVSGRVLARSFHSVLHVGYEMIEQALGTKDVHISEYEPEMTWKRMEFSVMLEHVQAHVAPTDVDPGAGLQWLPKISRSSPKVMRTGALLERVFMPCDMYFRYTRHKGGTPELKVKPLKELIFNSHNITATMTSRQFQVMLDVLTNLLFARLPKPRKSSLSFPAEDDEDIEEEADEVVPDGVEEVELAKVNLEQKEREQKLLLDDIRKLSAWCDTPGSPCPEKESDLWMITGGKSVLVQGLKRELLSAQKSRRDASASLRMALQKAAQLRLMEKEKNKSPSYAMRISLQINKVVWSMLVDGKSFAEAEINDMIYDFDRDYKDVGVAQFTTKYFVVRNCLPNAKSDMLLSAWNPPSEWVKKVMLRVDAKQGAPRDGNSPLELFQVEIYPLKIHLTETMYRMMWEYFFPEEEQDSQRRQEVWKVSTTAGAKRVKKSSSLNEVSASSSNTTKESEASSKSGISAMLFPSSQPADSAQMVTCLQASKVSNVKANPSTGTDPELRRTSSFDRTWEETVAESVANELVLQSFSSSKNVPFGSTEQQDDGSKNKSKDSKGFKAGRSSHEEKKLAKSHEEKRSRPRKMMEFHNIKISQVELLVTYEGQRFVVNDLKLLMDQFHRVEFTGTWRRLFSRVKKHIIWGVLKSVTGMQGKKFNNKGQSQPTGAGVPEIDLNFSDNEGQAGKSDQYPPSWPKRPSDGAGDGFVTSIRGLFNTQRRKAKAFVLRTMRGAEDNDFQGDWSESDVEFSPFARQLTITKAKKLIRRHTKKFRSRGQKGSSSQQRESLPSSPRETTPFDSDSSSGSSPYEDFHE